A stretch of Phragmites australis chromosome 12, lpPhrAust1.1, whole genome shotgun sequence DNA encodes these proteins:
- the LOC133887168 gene encoding protein CURLY FLAG LEAF 1-like → MEVQPELSLGPTSTLVSAGFAIAKSLRSSSSDSDGNSGGGKKRKNFAWEEALSHASCLELQLGDPLPLDWEQCLDLHSGRMYYLNRKTMKKSWVRPKSMEEQGTVNLELNISTTPSTFDGKASPTTIADDTKSMSSSITSGSHMVAVPCVNCHLLVMLCKSSPACPNCKFVQPSVPAMPQTPPRRLDTIKPLETLSLLH, encoded by the exons ATGGAGGTGCAGCCGGAGCTATCGCTGGGGCCGACGTCGACGCTGGTGTCGGCAGGCTTCGCCATCGCCAAGAGCCTCAGGAGCTCGTCCTCGGACTCGGACGGCAACAGCGGCGgcgggaagaagaggaagaacttCGCCTGGGAGGAGGCCCTGTCCCATGCAAGCTGCCTGGAGCTACAGCTCGGCGATCCCCTGCCCCTGGATTGGGAGCAGTGCCTCGACCTACAT TCTGGGAGGATGTACTACCTGAACAGGAAGACCATGAAGAAGAGCTGGGTGAGGCCCAAGTCCATGGAGGAGCAGGGCACCGTGAACCTGGAGCTCAACATCTCGACAACCCCGTCCACCTTCGACGGCAAGGCGAGCCCCACCACTATCGCAGATGACACCAAGAGCATGAGCAGCAGCATCACCTCCGGCAGCCACATGGTGGCCGTGCCGTGCGTCAACTGCCACCTGCTCGTCATGCTCTGCAAGTCTTCCCCGGCATGCCCCAACTGCAAGTTCGTGCAGCCTTCGGTGCCGGCGATGCCGCAGACGCCTCCACGCCGGCTTGACACCATCAAGCCACTGGAGACCCTAAGCCTCCTGCACTAG